Proteins from a genomic interval of Candidatus Nomurabacteria bacterium:
- the rpsG gene encoding 30S ribosomal protein S7 has protein sequence MPRKKTKSLQRELNPDRLYNSVLVQRLINKSMKDGKKSSAEKAVYMAMEFAATKVKSKNPLEVLEAALENVFPAFEVKGRRVGGSNYQIPYPVQGHRRIHLGMMWFVSSARAKKGMPYWQRLGTEIVDAYNETGSAVKKREEVHKMAEANRAFAHFAR, from the coding sequence ATGCCACGTAAAAAAACCAAATCACTCCAAAGAGAATTAAATCCGGATAGACTCTATAACTCAGTTCTTGTGCAGCGTCTAATTAATAAGAGTATGAAAGATGGTAAAAAGTCTTCTGCCGAAAAAGCTGTCTACATGGCTATGGAGTTCGCAGCTACTAAGGTTAAGTCTAAGAACCCTCTCGAAGTTCTAGAGGCAGCACTTGAGAATGTCTTCCCAGCTTTTGAGGTTAAAGGACGACGTGTCGGAGGTTCTAACTACCAAATTCCTTACCCTGTTCAAGGTCACCGAAGAATTCACTTAGGTATGATGTGGTTTGTATCATCTGCTAGAGCAAAGAAGGGAATGCCTTACTGGCAAAGACTTGGAACTGAAATCGTTGATGCTTATAACGAAACAGGTAGTGCTGTTAAAAAGCGTGAAGAAGTACACAAGATGGCTGAAGCCAACCGTGCATTCGCTCACTTCGCTAGATAG
- the rpsL gene encoding 30S ribosomal protein S12: MPTVNQLLRKPRKKANKKPKSPALKVVNNTKRNKKYNKPSPFRRGVCIKVTTLTPKKPNSAMRKVARVRLTNGEEFWAYIPGEGHNLQEHAAVLVRGGRVPDLIGVRYTIVRGSMDLQGV, encoded by the coding sequence ATGCCAACCGTAAATCAGTTACTTCGCAAGCCGCGAAAAAAGGCTAATAAAAAGCCAAAGTCTCCTGCCTTAAAGGTGGTTAACAATACTAAAAGAAATAAAAAGTATAATAAGCCATCTCCTTTTAGACGTGGTGTATGTATTAAGGTTACGACTCTTACCCCTAAGAAGCCTAACTCAGCGATGCGTAAAGTTGCTCGTGTGCGCTTAACCAACGGAGAAGAGTTCTGGGCATATATTCCTGGAGAAGGTCACAACCTCCAAGAGCACGCAGCAGTTCTAGTGCGTGGAGGACGTGTTCCTGACCTCATCGGTGTGCGTTACACAATCGTACGTGGTTCAATGGATCTCCAAGGAGTTTAA
- the rpoC gene encoding DNA-directed RNA polymerase subunit beta' gives MTPTYYDDTSAVLSDFDEIKLTVASPQRILDLSNGEVTKSETINYRTNKPEKDGLFCEKIFGPTKNISQHDPRFKGVRARDMAVDKKGRLVTNSNSRRERMAHIKLEVPAVHTWFLRSNPSAISNLLGMSAKSLERVIYFSAYMINEVDEEKKASLYSDLDAAVDTEKKAIEARYEELSNAEGADVKELAKARSKETDAVNAAFLERKSQLDALKESSLITEADFGQMPQEYKDVVKVSMGAEAIYEALKELDLEKLIEDLRTEVEEASGQKYKKLIKRLKIVEGIHKAGIDPSWMCLTVVPVIPPELRPMVSLSGGRFATSDLNDLYRRVINRNNRLKKLTALGAPELIKRNEKRMLQEAVDALIDNAGRGSRAVTATGGRRKLKSLTDVLKGKQGRLRGNLLGKRVDYSGRSVIVSGPELELDECGLPRAMALELFKAHVIGWLIENEYAQNIKGANRLIELRDAVIWDALDAVMEGKYVLLNRAPTLHRLSVLAFKPKLNNGRAIQLHPLVCAGFNADFDGDQMAVHLPLSDEAQREAREIMAANLNLLKPADGSPILHLSQDIVLGCYFLTYIRPEFEEDENYKSPVIGSMQEAEAAYKRGQLSLQQPIITIYDGKKIETTYGRLIFNATMPEGIDFQNKPMDSSSLKAVMAIAFEKFGPAGAAKVANDLKELGFAWATISGLSTGMDDYADIKNLPELLKEGEDKVAEVAEQHKQGLLTDEEKRRATVEAWKAVDRKISAAIQEQFKRIDSGMEMAAVSGARGSIGQFKNVAGMKGIVVDAVGREIELPIRSNYKTGFNPVEYFIDSSAARKGLIDTALKTADAGYLTRRMVDIAQDIYTVNGEAEDPGFTVYKTEAEETGIKFADRLHGRFAAKDVKSHVKAGELISKEVAEAIEKDDSISEVTIMSVLTCSNLRGVDVKSYGVDLATGQVVEPHQAVGVIAAQSLGENTTQLTLDTKHQAGSATESDVTKGLPRVDELLEARIPKGKATIAELDGVVSVWEDGETQVIQITPSEARKEEFKLEDRQARVASGSDVLAGDVLASTDENAKQIVATFAGKVEVTPEAVIVTASQKATTKYTLSKNTQLTVSDGDKVQAGDQLTEGSLDPNEILEYKGVEAAQRYIINQVLALYASQGIDINAKHLELVVRQMFSRVRVEDPGDSLYAAGEVISRASAIEENDVLTKEGKKPIVYSQLLLGLTRASIASDSFLSAASFQETTRVLVGAAITGKTDKLRGLKENVIIGRKIPVGTGARNKNGGLLSDDQ, from the coding sequence ATGACACCAACATATTACGACGACACAAGCGCAGTTCTCTCAGATTTTGATGAGATCAAACTAACAGTTGCTTCACCACAAAGGATTCTAGATCTTTCTAATGGAGAAGTCACAAAATCAGAAACAATTAACTACCGTACTAATAAGCCAGAAAAAGATGGTCTATTCTGCGAAAAGATCTTTGGTCCAACTAAGAACATTTCTCAGCATGACCCACGCTTTAAAGGTGTTCGAGCTAGAGACATGGCCGTAGATAAGAAGGGCAGACTAGTCACTAACTCAAACTCTCGACGTGAGCGTATGGCCCACATCAAGTTAGAGGTTCCAGCAGTGCACACTTGGTTCCTTCGGTCTAACCCAAGTGCGATCAGTAACCTACTAGGTATGAGTGCTAAGTCACTTGAGCGAGTGATTTACTTCTCGGCCTATATGATTAATGAGGTTGATGAAGAGAAAAAAGCCTCACTTTATTCTGATTTAGATGCAGCAGTAGACACAGAGAAGAAGGCAATCGAAGCTCGATACGAAGAGCTCTCAAATGCTGAAGGTGCAGATGTTAAAGAACTTGCCAAGGCTCGCTCAAAAGAAACCGACGCTGTTAATGCTGCATTCTTAGAAAGAAAATCTCAACTCGATGCTCTTAAAGAGTCTTCACTTATAACCGAGGCTGACTTCGGTCAGATGCCACAAGAGTATAAAGACGTCGTTAAAGTTAGCATGGGAGCTGAGGCGATTTATGAAGCCTTAAAAGAGCTAGATCTAGAAAAGCTAATCGAAGATTTAAGAACAGAAGTCGAAGAAGCAAGTGGACAAAAGTACAAAAAACTAATCAAGAGATTAAAGATTGTCGAAGGTATCCATAAAGCTGGAATCGACCCAAGCTGGATGTGTCTAACAGTTGTGCCTGTGATTCCACCGGAGCTTCGTCCAATGGTTTCACTTTCTGGAGGGCGTTTTGCAACTTCAGATCTAAATGATTTATATAGACGTGTAATCAACAGAAATAACCGTCTAAAAAAGCTTACAGCACTTGGTGCACCGGAGCTAATTAAGCGTAACGAAAAAAGAATGCTACAAGAAGCTGTCGATGCACTAATCGATAATGCTGGGCGCGGTTCTCGTGCAGTTACCGCTACAGGCGGAAGAAGAAAGCTAAAATCTCTAACGGATGTGCTTAAAGGTAAACAAGGACGTCTTCGTGGGAACCTTCTTGGTAAACGTGTTGACTACTCAGGACGTAGTGTAATCGTTTCTGGTCCAGAACTCGAGCTTGATGAATGTGGTTTACCTCGTGCAATGGCATTAGAGCTATTCAAAGCACATGTCATCGGATGGTTAATTGAGAATGAATACGCCCAAAACATCAAAGGTGCAAACAGACTAATTGAACTCCGTGATGCTGTAATTTGGGATGCCCTTGATGCCGTTATGGAAGGCAAGTATGTTCTACTAAACCGTGCTCCTACCCTGCACAGGTTATCAGTCCTAGCGTTTAAACCTAAACTAAATAACGGTCGTGCTATTCAGTTGCACCCACTTGTTTGTGCAGGATTTAACGCTGACTTCGACGGAGATCAGATGGCGGTTCACCTACCACTCTCTGACGAGGCTCAAAGGGAGGCTCGTGAGATTATGGCTGCTAACCTTAACTTGTTAAAACCTGCTGATGGATCTCCAATCCTTCACCTCTCTCAAGACATTGTTCTAGGATGTTACTTCTTAACTTACATTCGTCCAGAGTTCGAAGAAGATGAGAATTACAAATCTCCTGTAATAGGTTCTATGCAAGAGGCTGAAGCTGCATATAAACGCGGTCAGCTATCTTTGCAACAACCAATCATCACAATATATGACGGCAAAAAGATTGAGACAACTTACGGTCGTTTAATCTTTAATGCCACAATGCCAGAAGGAATAGACTTCCAGAACAAGCCAATGGATAGTTCGAGCCTAAAAGCAGTTATGGCTATTGCTTTTGAAAAATTCGGTCCAGCCGGTGCAGCTAAAGTAGCAAACGACCTTAAAGAACTAGGATTTGCTTGGGCTACAATCTCTGGATTATCAACTGGTATGGATGACTATGCTGACATTAAGAACTTACCAGAGCTCCTAAAAGAAGGAGAGGATAAAGTTGCCGAAGTTGCTGAGCAACACAAACAAGGTTTACTTACTGACGAAGAAAAAAGACGAGCAACTGTTGAAGCCTGGAAAGCAGTCGATAGAAAAATATCTGCAGCTATTCAGGAGCAGTTTAAAAGAATCGACTCAGGTATGGAAATGGCTGCCGTTTCTGGAGCTCGTGGATCAATCGGCCAGTTCAAAAACGTTGCCGGTATGAAAGGTATCGTAGTAGATGCCGTTGGTCGTGAGATAGAACTTCCAATTCGAAGTAACTATAAAACTGGTTTCAACCCAGTAGAGTACTTTATAGATAGTTCTGCTGCGCGTAAGGGTCTAATCGATACAGCACTTAAAACCGCTGATGCCGGTTACCTAACGCGTCGTATGGTTGATATCGCCCAAGATATCTATACGGTAAATGGCGAGGCTGAAGACCCTGGATTTACAGTATACAAAACAGAAGCAGAAGAAACTGGAATCAAATTTGCTGATAGACTACATGGTAGGTTTGCGGCCAAAGATGTTAAATCTCACGTTAAGGCTGGCGAGCTAATAAGCAAAGAAGTTGCTGAAGCAATCGAAAAAGATGACTCAATTTCGGAAGTAACAATCATGAGCGTTCTAACATGCTCCAACCTACGTGGTGTCGATGTAAAATCTTACGGTGTAGACCTAGCAACTGGTCAGGTGGTCGAGCCTCACCAAGCGGTTGGGGTAATCGCTGCACAATCTCTAGGAGAAAACACTACTCAGTTGACTCTTGATACAAAGCACCAGGCTGGTTCAGCTACAGAAAGCGATGTGACTAAAGGTCTTCCTCGTGTAGATGAGCTTCTTGAAGCAAGGATCCCTAAAGGTAAGGCAACTATTGCTGAGCTTGATGGTGTAGTTTCTGTGTGGGAAGATGGTGAAACACAGGTCATTCAAATTACTCCAAGTGAAGCTAGAAAGGAAGAGTTTAAGTTAGAAGACAGACAAGCTCGTGTTGCATCAGGAAGTGACGTTCTAGCAGGAGATGTCCTTGCAAGTACCGATGAAAATGCAAAGCAAATTGTTGCAACATTTGCCGGTAAAGTCGAAGTAACTCCTGAGGCAGTCATAGTTACAGCTTCACAAAAGGCAACAACTAAGTACACTCTATCTAAGAATACTCAGCTAACAGTATCAGACGGTGATAAGGTTCAGGCTGGTGATCAGTTAACAGAAGGATCACTTGATCCTAATGAGATTCTTGAGTACAAAGGTGTAGAGGCTGCACAACGTTACATAATTAACCAAGTTCTAGCCCTATACGCATCACAAGGTATCGATATTAATGCTAAGCATCTCGAGCTTGTCGTAAGACAAATGTTCAGTAGAGTAAGAGTAGAAGATCCAGGTGATAGCCTATATGCTGCAGGTGAGGTAATCTCAAGAGCTAGCGCAATAGAAGAAAACGATGTCCTAACCAAAGAAGGTAAGAAGCCAATTGTTTACAGCCAACTACTGCTAGGCTTAACTCGTGCTTCAATTGCCTCTGATAGCTTCTTATCAGCTGCAAGCTTCCAAGAAACAACCAGAGTTCTTGTTGGAGCTGCTATAACTGGAAAGACAGATAAGTTACGTGGTCTAAAAGAAAACGTGATTATCGGTCGAAAGATTCCAGTTGGAACAGGCGCCAGAAATAAGAATGGAGGACTACTTTCAGACGACCAATAA
- a CDS encoding DNA-directed RNA polymerase subunit beta yields MATSTTKTTKTTAKNKEDTKNGRKFFNKSLDAIDLPDQIEHQVSSFKDFVTRGLGEVLSEFSSISDYTGEKMELKLLDYAFDDPEVSELEARTNNTTFEASLKIRAELINKATGEVKEAHIYMGQYPWMTERGSFVINGAERVVVGQLVRSPGVMFSMSESSLGKRLYSAKINPVRGSWMEFETAANGTLSVKIDKRRKIPLTTFLKATGFASNKEIEDTFKDVNTGEVNYIKETIKKDNTNTQAEALIEVFSRLRPGEMATVDNAKSLIESMLFNFKRFDLGKVGRYKMNRRLGLEAPFTPEGRVLRKEDLVATIKELIRLNISQEAADDMDSLANRRVRLVGELLEQQFRKGLLRLEKNIKDRMTLADVETATPVSLVNSRPVVASVHEFYNTGQLSQYMEQTNALRELSNKRRITSLGTGGLTRERAGFEVRDTHSTHYGRICTIETPEGPNIGLVLTMASYARINEFGFIEAPYRKVVKGKITDEVEYLDVEAEKNAVIASSNIEVNEAGKITSDRVAARVGFKPEEVDVADLTHIDASQSESLGTSAALIPFIETNEAKRALMGANMQRQAVPLIKTESPIVGTGLEHEVAKSTGQLVVADEDGEVTYSDANKLNIKYKSGTRTYEPQHFVRSNDGTSINQKVVVKTGDKVKKGQPLIEGMSVASGELALGKDVLVAFMPWEGYNFEDSIVISERLVRDDEYTSIHIEDFQLDVRETKLGREQVSRDIPNASEESLRHLDEFGIVSVGAEVKAGDILVGKITPKGETELSGEERLLRAIFGDNAKDVKDTSLRMPNGKSGKVVDVKIFTREGGHNLRSDVLMQVQVFVAHMAKVEVGDKFAGRYGNKGTIAKILPVEDMPFTEDGQPVDMVLTPLGVPSRMNLGQVFEMHLSLAAKALGYKVASPSFNRVTTEQIKSELKKAGFEEDGKVQLFDGRTGEAFEERTAIGYMHMLKLEHMIENKIHARSIGPYTKVTQQPLGGKAQFGGQRFGEMEVWALEAFGAANVLQEMLTIKSDDMVGRSKAYESLVKSRKIVSSKLPESFKVLVSELQGLGLDVQLVGDRYEATHSTSNQESTTEAEDLIEDIAQQETPVSSEVEEAIEAESSLSPNDIDVSGLSSDFTGGDGVDSVVSGDNDDDTQDLADEIESKVEEDQA; encoded by the coding sequence ATGGCAACAAGCACCACAAAAACTACAAAAACAACTGCAAAAAACAAAGAAGATACTAAAAACGGTCGTAAATTTTTTAACAAGAGCTTAGATGCTATTGATCTTCCAGATCAAATTGAGCACCAAGTTTCGTCATTTAAAGACTTTGTCACAAGAGGTTTAGGTGAAGTTCTCTCAGAGTTTAGCTCAATTTCTGACTATACTGGAGAGAAGATGGAGCTTAAGCTCTTAGATTACGCTTTTGATGACCCAGAAGTCTCAGAACTCGAAGCAAGAACTAACAATACAACTTTTGAGGCATCACTGAAGATTCGTGCTGAGCTAATTAATAAAGCAACCGGAGAGGTTAAAGAAGCTCACATCTACATGGGCCAATATCCTTGGATGACCGAGCGAGGAAGCTTCGTAATAAATGGTGCTGAAAGAGTAGTAGTTGGTCAGTTAGTTCGATCTCCAGGCGTAATGTTCTCAATGAGCGAATCATCACTTGGTAAAAGGTTATATAGCGCTAAAATTAACCCAGTTCGTGGATCTTGGATGGAGTTTGAAACTGCCGCTAACGGAACACTAAGCGTAAAAATTGACAAAAGAAGAAAGATCCCTCTAACCACTTTCTTAAAAGCTACAGGTTTTGCCTCAAACAAAGAAATCGAAGATACTTTTAAAGATGTAAACACTGGTGAGGTCAATTACATCAAAGAGACAATCAAAAAAGATAACACAAATACCCAAGCCGAGGCTCTGATCGAAGTGTTTAGTCGTTTACGTCCAGGTGAGATGGCCACAGTTGATAATGCTAAGTCACTAATAGAGAGCATGCTCTTTAACTTCAAGAGATTTGATCTTGGTAAAGTTGGTAGATACAAGATGAATCGCCGCTTAGGTCTAGAGGCCCCATTTACTCCAGAAGGAAGAGTTTTACGGAAAGAAGACCTAGTTGCAACAATTAAAGAGTTAATTAGACTTAATATCTCCCAGGAGGCTGCCGATGATATGGATAGCCTTGCAAACCGTAGGGTTAGACTTGTTGGTGAGCTACTTGAGCAACAGTTCAGAAAAGGTCTATTACGTTTAGAAAAAAACATTAAAGACAGAATGACTCTTGCAGACGTTGAGACTGCAACTCCTGTGTCTTTAGTGAACTCTCGTCCAGTTGTTGCCTCAGTTCATGAGTTTTATAACACTGGTCAACTTTCTCAGTACATGGAGCAAACAAACGCCTTAAGAGAGCTTTCCAATAAAAGAAGGATTACCAGTCTTGGTACTGGAGGCCTAACACGTGAACGCGCCGGGTTTGAGGTTCGTGATACTCACTCGACTCACTACGGTAGAATCTGTACTATTGAGACTCCAGAAGGTCCAAACATCGGTCTAGTTTTGACTATGGCCTCTTATGCGAGAATTAATGAGTTCGGCTTTATCGAAGCTCCTTACAGAAAAGTAGTAAAAGGTAAGATTACGGACGAAGTCGAATATTTGGACGTCGAAGCAGAAAAAAATGCAGTTATTGCCTCGTCTAACATTGAAGTAAACGAAGCAGGCAAGATCACTTCTGACCGCGTTGCTGCTCGTGTCGGCTTTAAACCAGAAGAAGTCGACGTAGCTGATCTAACTCACATTGATGCTTCTCAATCAGAAAGTCTTGGTACTTCTGCTGCCCTAATTCCTTTTATCGAAACTAACGAAGCAAAACGTGCTTTGATGGGTGCAAATATGCAACGTCAGGCTGTACCTTTAATTAAGACTGAGTCTCCAATCGTAGGAACTGGACTAGAACATGAAGTAGCTAAGTCTACTGGTCAATTAGTAGTAGCAGATGAAGATGGCGAGGTTACTTATTCTGACGCTAATAAACTTAATATTAAGTATAAGTCTGGAACGAGAACTTACGAGCCTCAGCACTTTGTAAGAAGTAATGACGGCACAAGTATTAACCAAAAAGTAGTCGTTAAAACTGGTGACAAAGTCAAAAAAGGTCAACCTCTGATTGAAGGCATGAGCGTTGCTAGCGGGGAACTCGCCTTAGGTAAAGATGTTCTTGTAGCATTCATGCCATGGGAAGGATACAACTTCGAAGACTCAATCGTTATATCCGAAAGATTAGTTAGGGATGACGAATATACGTCTATTCATATTGAAGACTTCCAATTAGATGTTAGAGAAACTAAACTTGGCCGAGAGCAAGTATCTCGGGATATTCCTAATGCTTCAGAAGAGTCACTAAGGCATCTTGATGAATTCGGTATTGTCAGCGTTGGAGCAGAAGTAAAAGCTGGAGATATCCTAGTTGGTAAGATCACACCAAAAGGAGAAACAGAACTTTCTGGAGAAGAAAGACTGCTTCGCGCTATCTTTGGTGACAACGCTAAAGATGTCAAAGATACTTCTCTTCGCATGCCAAATGGAAAAAGCGGTAAAGTTGTCGACGTTAAGATCTTCACTCGTGAAGGTGGTCACAACTTAAGGTCTGATGTCTTGATGCAAGTACAAGTATTTGTAGCTCACATGGCTAAGGTCGAAGTAGGAGATAAGTTTGCTGGACGTTACGGAAACAAAGGTACAATTGCAAAGATTCTACCGGTAGAAGACATGCCGTTTACCGAAGACGGACAACCTGTTGATATGGTCTTAACTCCACTCGGAGTGCCAAGTCGTATGAACTTAGGCCAGGTTTTCGAGATGCACTTAAGCTTAGCTGCTAAAGCTTTAGGCTACAAAGTAGCCTCACCTTCATTTAATAGAGTTACAACTGAGCAAATTAAATCTGAGCTTAAGAAAGCAGGATTTGAAGAGGACGGAAAAGTACAGCTCTTTGATGGACGAACTGGAGAAGCTTTCGAAGAAAGAACAGCAATTGGTTACATGCACATGCTCAAGCTCGAGCACATGATCGAAAATAAGATCCACGCTAGAAGCATTGGTCCATACACTAAGGTGACTCAGCAGCCACTCGGTGGTAAGGCCCAATTCGGAGGTCAGCGTTTTGGAGAAATGGAAGTTTGGGCTCTCGAAGCATTCGGCGCAGCTAATGTTCTTCAGGAAATGCTTACAATTAAATCTGACGACATGGTCGGTAGATCAAAAGCTTACGAATCTCTAGTTAAGTCTAGAAAGATCGTCAGCTCTAAACTGCCAGAAAGCTTTAAAGTTCTCGTTAGCGAGCTTCAGGGCTTAGGTCTCGATGTCCAACTAGTCGGTGATAGATACGAAGCAACTCATTCTACCAGTAATCAGGAGAGTACTACTGAAGCAGAAGACCTAATCGAAGACATTGCTCAACAAGAAACTCCAGTAAGTTCAGAAGTCGAAGAAGCCATTGAAGCCGAAAGCTCACTAAGTCCAAATGATATTGATGTATCTGGATTAAGCTCTGATTTCACAGGAGGTGATGGAGTAGACTCGGTTGTTAGTGGTGACAACGATGACGACACTCAAGATCTGGCAGATGAAATCGAATCTAAAGTAGAGGAGGACCAAGCATAA
- a CDS encoding regulatory protein RecX codes for MPIITDIKIQVKNRDKVSVYIDEKYSFSLTISQLTDHKQVRVKSHLKDDQVEDLKKLSSQTNQYLRLLNLIYARPRSEYEIRTKLRLKKFEQEEIDQLVDKLKKEGYLNDKEFANWWVNSRKLTRNISSLKLKSELAQKGIKGEVVEDALANNFSKEDELNSLKDLVKNKKNKYESEQKLMSYLVSKGFNYSQIKEVLNKEETS; via the coding sequence ATGCCTATAATTACAGACATAAAAATCCAAGTTAAAAATCGAGATAAAGTATCTGTATATATTGATGAAAAATACAGCTTTAGCTTAACCATCTCTCAGCTTACCGATCATAAACAAGTCCGAGTTAAGTCTCATCTTAAAGACGATCAAGTTGAAGATCTAAAAAAGCTTTCATCTCAAACTAATCAATATCTAAGATTACTAAACTTAATCTACGCTCGGCCTAGATCAGAATATGAGATAAGAACAAAGCTAAGATTAAAAAAGTTCGAACAAGAAGAGATTGACCAACTCGTTGATAAATTAAAAAAAGAAGGATATCTAAACGATAAGGAATTTGCAAATTGGTGGGTTAACTCTAGAAAGCTCACTCGTAATATATCTTCTCTAAAGCTAAAATCAGAGCTTGCCCAAAAAGGTATAAAGGGGGAGGTAGTCGAAGACGCTTTAGCTAATAATTTTAGTAAAGAAGATGAGCTTAACTCTTTAAAAGATTTAGTAAAAAATAAAAAGAACAAATATGAATCAGAACAAAAACTTATGTCTTACTTAGTCTCTAAAGGATTTAATTACTCACAAATAAAAGAAGTCTTAAATAAAGAAGAGACTAGCTAG